The segment aaaatcatcaaagtcattaaaatacataaaaaaatacttagaaatcacaaaactttttttgaattttttttatcaaaaaatcgcaacttttaggtcaaaatcgctgaaaaaaaattttgaaaattttttttttcagcgaaattgtaaaaaatgctacgtttttttgataaaaaaaaattcaaaaaaaaagttttgtgatgtgttggtattttttttatgcatttttatgattttagagttttttgttttccaaataacccttctctctctctctctctctctctctctctctctctctctctctatatatatatatatatatatatatatatatatatatatatatatatatatatatatatatatatatatatatatatatatatatatatatatatatatgcatggccgaaataaagtaataaaaagttcatatgaaaaaagGTCTAGCAATATATCTACATGGGTGTGCGTGTTCAACAAAAGTTGCAAGCACTGTTGCCTACTTTGGGTTTTCAATTAAAGTAAATTTAATTGAATATACTATTTTCTTTGTAATTACTTATAAAAAgacaattatatatttataatattgaAGTCCTTAGATATATGTTACCTCATGGTACGTGGGTGAGATCGGTTGATGCGTACATCATCTGAGGATAAAGTGTATGTGTTTTTATAACTATTTAAAACtttataaaaatacttgtaaatggTTTTTTTATTAGATTAAATTTGTTTATTATGGAAGGGAGAATATTGGATATTTGTGTGATTTTTGATTAAAGTGAGCTTGAAAACAACGCTTTCTTTCCTACCCACacatattttagtttattttcttAAAATGCCCAAAAATAAGCCTTCACGATTCATGCTTTTGTAGACCCACATAAATGGTCTCCCCCAACTCACATAAACACCATGCATGGACGATGATAtttgtgttttttgtttttggaaaatagTGTTTGATAATTAAGAATATGGATTTCTCACGAATTATTTCACTTTCTACATTAATATTCTTTCATATATCTAGGTTACTAAGAAATTCAATAAAACAATCCTTTAGGAACAGTTTTTATTTCATGCACAAAACAGAAAGCAATGTTTAATATTCTTTCATATATCTAGGTTACTAAGAAATTCACTAAAACAATCCTTTAGGAACAGTTTTTATTTCATACACAAAACAGAAAGCAATGTTTGTAAAAAGTAGAAGGTTTCTCAGATTTTGTAAAGAGTTCTACATAACCAAATATGAGTGTATATACTCATCTATCCAAAAAATCTATATAAAATCAACCAAAATTATGAAATTTATAGTTAGAAAACGGTTTCTGGAAAAAAAATATTATGCAACTCGAGTTGTATGCCAAAGCTGCCATATCTTGGCTCTTGCCAATAAATTTGGGCTGTGAGACAACTTGGCTAATAGTCAACAACTTTCGTTGCAACGAGGGTTGTATCAGATGGTAGGACAGTATGGACGATAACAAAGGACCATATTTTCGGAACCCATTTTTTTTATGTACCTATTGATGCTattttagaaattaaaaaaaaaaagtttttgatATTAAATTGTCATAAGTAGTGGAAAAAGACCCTTAAATCCACTTGAATCGGCTCTGGTTGCAAGACAGCTTGATTGTTAGTCCCTGAGCAGACCTAAACTTGTCTATttcttcaattttattttattttatgatcttTCATTGGATTCAAAGTCCAAAATTTTGAACATGTTAGACCTTACAATAGGACACAAACCCTTTGCCCTTGGTTTTTTTTATCTGTTCGGGATCAAACTCATCTTATAAACATGCTTGCATTCTATACCGCCTAAATTATAATAGATCACACTTTAAATCCCCAATTTAAATTTGTGTTAATTTAAATTACACTACATGATCgataacactaaaatcaccaatattatattttatttgtgaTGCTTTTAAAATTACGACATTTGAATCTTTAAACATTTGATTCCATAGCATTTATATTTACTTATTCCATTTTAATGATAATGTCTTAAAGATTAAAAGTTGAGATTCTTTTAAGAATAACCAATCACAAATGTAGTTTCCCCATGtcgagattttttttttttctaagctCTCGAATCGAAGGGCATGTCCCTTTTCATTCGGTGGTAGACTCATGCTTTGCAAGGTGGTTTTGGGCATTCTATGGATCTACTGTTTCTCGCTTTTCAAAGCCTCGATGAAAATTATAAAGACTCGAGAAAGTATCTGGATCAATCCAGAAATTGCAAAACCTTATCGAAAAATGGAAGCCCAAGACTTATTTTTCCTTGTTCTTGGGCCATGATGTATCCAAAAAATGACAATTTCCCAAAACCAAAATAACCtacatatatataacattataaaTTAACATCCATttgtatagttttttttttttcgctTGAAATTTAGAAAATGAATTATTATCACTTGGAATACAAAGTCCATACTATCTATCTAAACATTAACCTTAAatctgtaaaaaaaaaatatattaaactcCATAAAGCGGGAGTAAGTTGCGGACAAAAGCATACGCTAATGCACCCGTAAAAACGTAACTATCCACCCTGTCAAGTATTCCACCTGCACCAAATATCACAAGACTAAAATTACACATTTGGTCCCTGTCCTCTACTCAAAATCCCAAGTTTGGTCTGATTCTTTAAATCTTTCTGAAGTTGTCGGTCCTTAGGTTTTGTGGATTTAGTCACTTGTAAAATGACCTTTTTACccctgtgaaaaaaaaaaaaaagagaaattacCATGGCCAGGAATGAGGGAGCCTGAATCTTTGACACCAGCATCTCTCTTGATCATGGACTCAAGGAGGTCACCAAAGAGAGACCCAAAGAAGTTGAGGAAACCGAACCCGATTGcactgaaaaaattaaaaaaaaaaaaaaaaaaaaaattacatattgagaaagtttgaaggaCTGAATATGACAAGATTTAAAAGTAAAAGTGTACCCGAGTGTAGAAGTAGGCCAAGAAAGAATCTTTGATAACAACACACAAGTGGCTATGCAACCTGTTAAACCTGCAAGAGCTCCTTCCCATGTTTTCTTCGGACTGATACTTGTAAGTGGGGTCCGACCAAATGCCTGGAACGAAATTGAAACGATTTAGCATTTCTATTTCGTGTTTGTCATGTTTGGCGTATTATGTATGattaagtattaattaaataaactagtttttagtttattttatcttTGTCGTGTCATGTATGTAGCTTTTTAATCCGTTCATTTTCGtgttagtaaaaaaaaaaacgacATCGTGTCAGCGTCGTGTTCGTATTACATAAAATCTTGTCATGTCGCGTCAAACAAAAACACGAAACGATAGCATGATTTTCCACCCATACTGGaatgatatatatttatatttaaaaattacTTTTATTCATATAGTTTTCAATAATATTAATCTTTTTAATAATTTTACAACttcaaaaatttttattttacaaCTTCAAAAAGTTCCATAATTCTCCCAAGACCTTCTTTTTACCTTTACTACTACTACCCATGGCAAGGTTTTATGGGGTTGCATATGTTTTTATAATAGAGAGAGGGTCAACCTAGGGCCTAGCAAGTCATGTTTTATGAACAACGATATCAAtcaatttaaaagagaaaagtcGACAATTAATTTCAACAGTAAAAGTTAAATCAATAGAATGCTCAAATAACTTCTTTGGGCTTGGTTAACAATACATACTGATATTGGAAATCTAGATAGATGAGCCGACACTAAATCTTTCCAATAGTTTTTTGTAAAGTTTTATACAACTTAGCTGAATAAgcaatacatgcaatattgtaaatttttacaaaacattgttgaAAAGATTTGAGTGTTGGCTTATCTAGATTTCTAAGTATTGTTAACCAAGCTTAAAGAAATTATTTGAGCATGCTAACTGATTTAACTTTTACTACTAGGATTAATTGTTGTCATGTTTTTTTCTTCTAAACTGATCGATATCGTTGTACATAAAGATGTCATCAAAAACTACATAAATATGAAGTTGGTTATAATGTAAGTTTTCAATCCATTCCATGAAAGAATGGAAACAAAAACACCCTTGGCTAAGGAATGAAGATTAAAAAAATGGAAGCTCAGGAAAGGTCCATTCCTTTGACAAAACAAACACTTTTTTTCTTCTCATTTCAACGGAATAAACTATTCCATTCCTTCCCTAattccatcataccaaacacTATATAAACGATATCAAACAATATAATGATGTCAACTTAAATAAATcaagaaagtcaaagtcaagataATATACCTTCCCACCAGCAAAAGCAAATGTATCTGCTGCAATTACACTGCTGATAGATATCAATGTGGCCACAAGACCAACAGTCCAATGAGCCTGACCACCTAAAAGTATAGGCCATGTAGCTCCCACTCCTCTTGAAGATACAACTCAAATTAGCAAACATCATAACCAAAATcacattataaaaaaaaaaataaggaatTAAAAATATTACCAGAATTTAAGGCAGGTGCAGTCAAACGACATCTAAGTTTGACCCAAAAAGACGGAAGATATCCACAATAAAACAACCCAAACATCGTACTGCTAAGTTGAGAAAAACGAGGATTTCCTCTTTGTAAGAGTAATGCCATAGCAACAATAAAGGCTGCTGATGTCACTGAAACATCAATTTGGCCCTTGTATCTGAAAATAAGAATATGTAATGATTATGGAGAGAAAATAAGGGAAAAATGGTGATGTTGTTATGTAAAATATGTGGTGGATTAATTTTACAGAGTGAATAAGGGAAGGAGACCACAGATGACTGAGCAAACTCGGGAGACATAACGAGGTGGAGGAGTCATTCCGGAAGCAATTCCATGGCTTCTGACAAGTTCAAAGTATTCTCTTGAACCAGCGAAAACAGCAGCAGCTAAGGCTATGGAGAATACCCATCCTCCTGCTAGTACGATTCCACCGGTGGAAACACCGATTCCGATTCCAAAGATGACTCGTTTTGCTAATTGACTTGATTTCTGTTGTTGGAGTAACTCCCGAACGTTTGTGTGGTCTTCATTAACCTACACATATTCGTTCTCAGTGTCTATAAAGTGACTGGATTTAGAATTTATCCAGATGAAGAAATTAAGAAAATATGGTAAATATGTTCGGTGCTTATTTCCTTCTATAGATTATTTACAGAGCTAGATGGTTTATGCAGCATCTTCAGAATAGTATGTGGGAACTCATTCTAAAGTCCCCCCCATGT is part of the Lactuca sativa cultivar Salinas chromosome 7, Lsat_Salinas_v11, whole genome shotgun sequence genome and harbors:
- the LOC111881388 gene encoding phosphatidate cytidylyltransferase 4, chloroplastic, with the translated sequence MTAAPSLMASSSPYCVKIDTLLSSSSSEFNPISVASSFRASRFRRCLSKNLISCRPSAKLKLNFFDSSKGRGFLQIRNGRFGIHYNSSKIFTQTLVARADANQTEDEEPVEVNEDHTNVRELLQQQKSSQLAKRVIFGIGIGVSTGGIVLAGGWVFSIALAAAVFAGSREYFELVRSHGIASGMTPPPRYVSRVCSVICGLLPLFTLYKGQIDVSVTSAAFIVAMALLLQRGNPRFSQLSSTMFGLFYCGYLPSFWVKLRCRLTAPALNSGVGATWPILLGGQAHWTVGLVATLISISSVIAADTFAFAGGKAFGRTPLTSISPKKTWEGALAGLTGCIATCVLLSKILSWPTSTLGAIGFGFLNFFGSLFGDLLESMIKRDAGVKDSGSLIPGHGGILDRVDSYVFTGALAYAFVRNLLPLYGV